One window of the Desulfovibrio aminophilus genome contains the following:
- a CDS encoding HAD hydrolase family protein — MLERGHRKPIGGETPRGVRMDQARPGRADIDCIVYDFDGVMTDNRVLVSQDGTEAVFCNRADGLGVGLIRALGIPQMILSTEANPVVTARAAKLRIPAVQDCADKGAALARLLDARGLDPRRVLFVGNDVNDLPALRLVGWPAAPADAHPRVLALARLVTRARGGQGVIRELADILSDGASSGV; from the coding sequence GTGCTAGAGAGGGGACACCGGAAACCTATAGGCGGCGAGACGCCGCGCGGGGTGCGCATGGACCAGGCCAGGCCCGGCAGGGCCGACATCGACTGCATCGTCTACGACTTCGACGGGGTCATGACCGACAACCGGGTGCTCGTGTCCCAGGACGGGACCGAGGCGGTGTTCTGCAACCGGGCCGACGGCCTGGGCGTGGGGCTCATCCGCGCCCTCGGCATCCCCCAGATGATCCTCTCCACCGAAGCCAACCCGGTGGTCACGGCCCGGGCGGCCAAGCTGCGCATCCCGGCGGTGCAGGACTGCGCGGACAAGGGCGCGGCCCTGGCGCGGCTCCTGGACGCGCGCGGCCTGGACCCCCGGCGGGTGCTCTTCGTGGGCAACGACGTGAACGACCTGCCCGCGCTGCGGCTGGTGGGCTGGCCCGCGGCCCCGGCGGACGCCCATCCCCGAGTGCTGGCCCTGGCGCGGCTGGTGACCCGGGCCAGGGGCGGCCA